In one Gemmatimonadota bacterium genomic region, the following are encoded:
- a CDS encoding S49 family peptidase produces MKTIAQTFLGVILAAAFLAILPVLLLLAVSSMDFGGGLEEGSWLTISLSGDLPEYYPPPTLRSVTGEAAPCLTEILENLDKAAVDERIAGVLFEIGSFSAGPGKLDELRSGILRVRETGKPVHAHAEMLTGGGLYVSGVCDSTFLFPKGEVVLHGRGASILHVKGALRKLDVNDQIHQIGKYKSAAEMMTRERSSSEAIENLRWLVEEISDAVDEEMTRDLDLPEGALDEMRKESVFLASDALTAGLVDALVDREELETLLGGEDELPTVSSAEYADIPPRDAGIAGEHGVAVIHAQGFVAAGGEDGYDPVLGMTLGPDRIVDNLREAAEDDDIVAIILRWDTGGGASIGGEKIARAVARAKAEKPVVVSVGDVAASAGYMMSQNADRIICPAKGITGSIGSITGKFNTSGFWEKLGVRHDHISFGPNAFLYSGLHDFTDSEWEIVKKTHWESYRRWVEEIAKARGMSFDDVDKIGRGRVWTGRQALGLGLVDDLGGFDRAVEVALELAEADPAEGAALTHFPKRKSLADMVLSGEILELGKASIIQEAGQALQRSVAPETVRWAWEPLRIR; encoded by the coding sequence ATGAAGACCATTGCCCAGACTTTTCTCGGCGTGATTCTGGCTGCGGCATTCCTGGCGATTCTGCCGGTTCTGCTGCTCCTTGCGGTCTCGTCCATGGATTTCGGCGGCGGGCTGGAGGAGGGCTCCTGGCTCACCATCTCTCTGTCCGGTGACCTGCCCGAATACTATCCGCCCCCCACGCTCAGATCGGTGACGGGAGAGGCGGCGCCGTGCCTTACGGAGATCCTGGAGAATCTCGACAAGGCGGCCGTGGACGAGAGAATCGCCGGCGTGCTCTTCGAGATCGGTTCCTTCTCCGCCGGACCCGGGAAGCTGGATGAACTCCGGAGCGGAATCCTTCGTGTCCGTGAAACCGGCAAGCCCGTCCACGCGCACGCGGAGATGCTCACCGGCGGCGGTCTCTATGTCTCGGGAGTGTGCGACTCCACATTCCTCTTCCCGAAGGGCGAAGTCGTCCTGCACGGGCGGGGCGCATCGATCCTGCATGTGAAGGGTGCGCTCCGCAAGCTGGATGTGAACGATCAGATCCACCAGATCGGAAAGTACAAGAGCGCCGCGGAGATGATGACACGGGAACGGTCCTCCAGCGAGGCCATCGAGAACCTCCGGTGGCTCGTGGAGGAGATCTCGGATGCGGTGGACGAAGAGATGACGCGCGACCTGGATCTCCCGGAGGGTGCGCTGGATGAGATGCGGAAAGAGTCCGTCTTTCTGGCCTCGGATGCGCTGACGGCAGGACTCGTGGATGCGCTCGTGGACCGCGAAGAGCTGGAGACACTGCTGGGCGGCGAGGACGAACTCCCGACCGTCTCCTCTGCCGAGTACGCCGACATCCCGCCCCGGGACGCGGGGATCGCGGGCGAACACGGCGTGGCGGTGATCCACGCGCAGGGGTTTGTGGCTGCGGGCGGAGAGGATGGTTACGACCCGGTCCTGGGGATGACCCTCGGGCCGGATCGCATTGTGGACAATCTCCGGGAGGCGGCGGAGGACGATGACATCGTCGCCATTATCCTCCGCTGGGACACGGGCGGCGGGGCTTCGATCGGCGGGGAGAAGATCGCCCGGGCGGTGGCACGCGCGAAAGCGGAGAAGCCCGTCGTCGTCTCCGTGGGCGATGTCGCGGCGTCGGCCGGGTACATGATGAGCCAGAACGCGGACCGGATCATCTGCCCCGCAAAGGGGATCACGGGATCCATCGGGTCGATTACCGGGAAGTTCAACACCTCCGGGTTCTGGGAGAAGCTCGGAGTCCGCCACGACCACATTTCCTTCGGGCCGAACGCCTTCCTCTACTCCGGGCTCCACGATTTCACGGACAGCGAGTGGGAAATCGTCAAGAAGACGCACTGGGAATCCTATCGCCGCTGGGTGGAGGAGATTGCGAAGGCACGCGGGATGTCCTTTGACGATGTGGACAAGATCGGCCGCGGGCGCGTCTGGACGGGGCGTCAGGCGCTGGGTCTGGGGCTGGTGGACGATCTGGGCGGATTCGACCGCGCGGTGGAAGTGGCGCTGGAGCTCGCGGAAGCGGACCCGGCGGAAGGAGCCGCGCTGACGCACTTCCCGAAGCGGAAGTCGTTGGCGGACATGGTTCTCTCGGGCGAGATCCTGGAACTGGGGAAGGCGTCCATCATTCAGGAGGCGGGGCAGGCCCTCCAGAGGAGCGTCGCACCCGAGACGGTCCGGTGGGCGTGGGAACCCCTTCGCATTCGGTAA